A genomic region of Zalophus californianus isolate mZalCal1 chromosome 1, mZalCal1.pri.v2, whole genome shotgun sequence contains the following coding sequences:
- the LRRC3B gene encoding leucine-rich repeat-containing protein 3B isoform X1: MNLVDLWLTRSLSMCLLLQSFVLMILCFHSASMCPKGCLCSSSGGLNVTCSNANLKEIPRDLPPETVLLYLDSNQITSIPNEIFKDLHQLRVLNLSKNGIEFIDEHAFKGVAETLQTLDLSDNRIQSVHKNAFNNLKARARIANNPWHCDCTLQQVLRSMASNHETAHNVICKTSVLDEHAGRPFLNAANDADLCNLPKKTTDYAMLVTMFGWFTMVISYVVYYVRQNQEDARRHLEYLKSLPSRQKKADEPDDISTVV, encoded by the coding sequence ATGAATCTGGTAGACCTGTGGTTAACCCGTTCCCTCTCCATGTGTCTCCTCCTACAAAGTTTTGTTCTTATGATACTGTGCTTTCATTCTGCCAGTATGTGTCCCAAGGGCTGTCTCTGTTCTTCCTCTGGGGGTTTAAATGTCACCTGTAGCAATGCAAATCTCAAGGAAATACCTAGAGATCTTCCTCCTGAAACAGTCTTATTGTACCTGGACTCCAATCAGATCACATCTATCCCCAACGAGATTTTTAAGGACCTCCATCAACTGAGAGTTCTCAACTTGTCCAAAAATGGCATTGAGTTTATCGATGAGCATGCCTTCAAAGGAGTAGCTGAAACTTTGCAGACTCTGGACTTGTCTGACAACCGGATTCAAAGCGTGCACAAAAATGCCTTCAATAACCTGAAGGCCAGGGCCAGAATTGCCAACAATCCTTGGCACTGTGACTGTACTCTACAGCAAGTTCTGAGGAGCATGGCATCTAACCATGAGACAGCCCACAATGTGATCTGTAAGACTTCTGTGTTGGATGAACACGCCGGGAGACCATTCCTCAATGCTGCCAATGATGCTGACCTTTGTAACCTCCCTAAAAAGACTACTGATTATGCCATGCTGGTCACCATGTTTGGCTGGTTCACCATGGTGATCTCCTATGTGGTGTATTACGTGAGGCAAAATCAGGAGGATGCCCGAAGACACCTTGAATACTTGAAATCCCTGCCaagcaggcagaagaaagcaGATGAGCCCGATGACATTAGCACTGTGGTATAG